The Corynebacterium pseudopelargi genome contains a region encoding:
- a CDS encoding protein adenylyltransferase SelO family protein: MLSHSFATALPNFVSPWRVEAWPDAHIKLLNPDFQLDDATLWQLLKQEGHAQAYAGHQFGQFVPMLGDGRAVLLGEIDTAFGNKEVHVKGSGPTPYSRRGDGKAQLGPVLREYLISEFMHAVGIPTTRGLAVITTGETIARQTLQPGAALVRVADSHLRVGTFQLAAIRGREQVLEVLRYSAQVLDVEADTEEATAEALLLRVMQSQATLVAKWMRIGFVHGVMNTDNCSLSGETLDYGPCAFIDAFDGNAVFSSIDQQGRYSFGNQPHIAAWNMVRLAECFVGILDVDTLNALVQEFPALYRQAWVDEMAPTIGLSSSPEALELLDDLLVLLQNHNPDYHSLILKLRNNPEGAHQWLQPWIQRWQALEPDRELMQAHMPNWIPRNHIVEQVIQAALNQDWDVVREHLMYARDPFNAPVAKAPENPTPYVTYCGT, translated from the coding sequence ATGCTCTCGCATTCCTTCGCCACAGCCCTGCCCAATTTTGTTAGCCCTTGGCGCGTTGAGGCATGGCCAGATGCCCACATCAAGCTGCTCAACCCGGATTTTCAGCTTGACGACGCCACCCTGTGGCAACTCCTCAAACAAGAAGGACATGCGCAGGCGTATGCAGGCCACCAGTTCGGCCAATTTGTTCCGATGCTCGGCGATGGCCGCGCGGTGCTGTTGGGTGAGATCGACACTGCCTTTGGCAATAAAGAAGTACACGTCAAAGGCTCCGGACCTACCCCCTATTCCAGGCGTGGTGACGGCAAAGCGCAGCTTGGCCCTGTGCTTCGCGAATACCTCATCAGCGAATTCATGCACGCAGTGGGCATCCCCACCACCCGCGGTTTGGCCGTGATCACCACCGGGGAAACCATCGCGCGGCAAACACTCCAGCCCGGCGCGGCCTTGGTGCGCGTGGCGGATTCCCACCTGCGCGTGGGCACGTTCCAATTAGCCGCGATTCGTGGCCGCGAGCAGGTCCTTGAGGTACTGCGCTATAGCGCGCAGGTATTAGATGTGGAGGCAGACACCGAGGAAGCAACGGCCGAGGCGTTGTTGCTTCGTGTGATGCAATCGCAGGCAACCCTGGTGGCCAAGTGGATGCGCATCGGCTTTGTGCATGGGGTGATGAATACCGATAACTGCTCTCTTAGCGGCGAAACGCTGGACTACGGCCCGTGTGCGTTTATTGATGCGTTTGATGGCAACGCCGTATTTTCTTCCATTGACCAGCAAGGTCGCTATAGCTTTGGCAACCAGCCGCATATCGCCGCGTGGAATATGGTGCGGCTTGCCGAATGCTTTGTGGGCATCCTCGATGTCGATACCCTCAATGCCTTGGTTCAGGAATTTCCCGCTCTCTACCGCCAGGCCTGGGTCGATGAGATGGCTCCGACAATCGGCCTATCATCATCGCCTGAAGCACTTGAGCTTCTCGACGATCTCCTGGTGTTGCTTCAAAACCACAATCCCGACTATCACAGCCTCATATTGAAGCTGCGTAATAATCCCGAGGGAGCACACCAGTGGCTGCAGCCTTGGATCCAGCGCTGGCAAGCACTTGAGCCGGATCGGGAGTTGATGCAAGCGCACATGCCTAATTGGATTCCGCGCAACCACATTGTGGAGCAGGTGATTCAGGCCGCATTGAACCAGGACTGGGATGTTGTGCGTGAACACCTCATGTATGCCCGTGACCCCTTCAATGCGCCGGTGGCAAAGGCACCAGAGAATCCCACCCCTTATGTCACCTACTGTGGCACCTAG
- a CDS encoding DUF3800 domain-containing protein, translated as MLLAYLDEIGHTGAFVHPSHKRYSDSPAFGYGGFVIPENRAREFSAFVVNLKKKYFSKELSQAEVPGQWELKGSDLLFAKAHLERRQNLRILKRLLRRLQQLGGHLFYYAEEKPMGTPKETNCGPAEFKQREESAMRESLNRLARHAAHEEENILVLMDQINEKSRKQRLPGMYAHIYGRGSSFPEMWRILEPPMHVDSKLSTNIQFADWVCALVKRAIEYQLVEDSRYAWVVKEFAVSHPTKIFTFESKLHLHERTIEDLNHGAILKSERPVIDSITQNDRNKAALERVLSAARAATSCEEPQS; from the coding sequence GTGTTGCTGGCGTACTTAGACGAAATCGGCCATACGGGGGCTTTTGTTCATCCATCGCATAAGCGTTATTCCGACAGCCCCGCCTTCGGCTATGGAGGATTTGTAATCCCCGAAAACCGGGCCCGGGAGTTCAGCGCCTTCGTGGTGAATTTGAAGAAAAAGTATTTCAGCAAAGAGCTCAGTCAAGCTGAAGTACCTGGGCAATGGGAGCTCAAGGGGTCTGATCTGCTATTCGCCAAGGCTCATTTGGAACGCCGTCAGAATTTGCGAATTTTGAAAAGGCTCCTTCGTAGGCTTCAGCAATTGGGGGGACACCTGTTTTATTACGCTGAAGAAAAACCTATGGGAACGCCAAAAGAAACGAACTGTGGGCCGGCTGAATTCAAGCAGCGTGAAGAATCCGCAATGCGCGAATCATTAAACCGACTCGCTCGGCATGCTGCACATGAAGAAGAAAATATCTTGGTCCTCATGGATCAAATCAATGAAAAGAGCAGAAAACAGCGCCTACCGGGCATGTATGCCCACATCTACGGTCGTGGATCTAGCTTTCCGGAGATGTGGCGCATTCTGGAACCGCCGATGCACGTTGATAGTAAACTTTCTACGAACATCCAATTCGCCGATTGGGTCTGTGCGCTGGTGAAACGAGCAATTGAATATCAGCTGGTCGAAGACTCTCGTTATGCCTGGGTTGTAAAGGAGTTCGCTGTCTCTCACCCGACCAAAATATTTACATTCGAGTCGAAATTACACTTGCACGAACGAACCATCGAAGATCTCAATCATGGCGCCATCCTAAAAAGCGAGCGCCCAGTTATCGACTCAATTACGCAAAATGATAGAAACAAAGCGGCTTTGGAGAGAGTCCTTTCTGCGGCAAGAGCAGCGACTAGCTGTGAGGAACCTCAGTCTTAA
- the cobA gene encoding uroporphyrinogen-III C-methyltransferase, whose product MNERLQPIHPVTLIGGGPGAWDLITVRGMHRLQEAEVILADHLGPTAELSKLVDVSTKHIIDVSKLPYGKQVAQERINELLIEHALAGKKVARLKGGDPYIFGRGFEELQACAEAGVPCEVVPGVTSAVSVPALAGVPVTQRGVVHNFTVISGHLPPGHEKSLNDWEALARTGGTLSVIMGVKNAPKIATALLEAGRDADTPVVVIQEGSTEAERVVRCTLGTLGATMQEHEIKPPAVYVIGEVAGL is encoded by the coding sequence ATGAATGAACGTTTGCAGCCAATCCACCCTGTCACACTGATCGGGGGCGGCCCCGGCGCCTGGGACTTAATCACTGTGCGCGGCATGCATAGGCTGCAAGAAGCCGAGGTCATCCTCGCCGATCACCTAGGACCGACCGCCGAGCTCTCCAAGCTTGTCGACGTCTCCACGAAGCACATCATCGACGTATCCAAGCTGCCCTACGGCAAACAAGTAGCCCAAGAACGCATCAATGAACTGCTAATCGAACACGCCCTGGCAGGCAAAAAAGTAGCCAGACTCAAAGGCGGCGACCCATATATTTTCGGCCGTGGCTTCGAGGAGCTGCAGGCCTGCGCCGAGGCTGGGGTGCCCTGCGAAGTAGTGCCAGGTGTGACCAGCGCAGTGTCGGTGCCAGCGCTTGCCGGAGTGCCAGTGACGCAGCGAGGCGTGGTGCATAACTTCACCGTCATTTCCGGGCACCTGCCCCCAGGGCACGAAAAGAGCCTGAATGATTGGGAGGCGCTGGCCCGCACCGGCGGCACCCTGAGCGTGATCATGGGCGTGAAGAACGCACCGAAAATTGCTACCGCACTGCTGGAGGCTGGCCGCGATGCCGACACACCCGTGGTGGTGATCCAGGAAGGTTCCACCGAAGCCGAACGCGTGGTGCGCTGCACGCTGGGCACGCTTGGGGCAACGATGCAAGAGCACGAGATCAAGCCGCCGGCTGTGTATGTGATTGGCGAGGTCGCGGGGCTGTAG